In a single window of the Bactrocera dorsalis isolate Fly_Bdor chromosome 2, ASM2337382v1, whole genome shotgun sequence genome:
- the LOC105223335 gene encoding ATPase family AAA domain-containing protein 3A homolog produces the protein MSWLLGRNRTQQPQEQLSVDGADPEGKTAGSRSGDAQLSNAERKAMEAYRFDSSALERAAEAARQLERSKHAREALELSKMQESTRQQEYQLKVKEYEAHIEQAKVEQKRIDHEERRKTLLEETKQQQLRAQYQDQLARKRYEDQLAQQQRVQEENLKKQEESVARQEAMRRQTIEHEIEMKEKNRLKLLEHEMRVKAKVDRENRDINLEQIRLKAQEHRTTVLEGIRTAGTVVGAGVEAMLTDWDKVLTAAGGLSLLALGVYAAKGATGVTSRYVEARIGKPTLVGETSRFAFLDAIQHPIKYVQKLRSKPADALKGVILNPKLEERLRDIAIATKNTRVNKGMYRNVLMHGPPGTGKTMFAKRLAAHSGMDYAIMTGGDVAPMGKEGVTAIHKVFDWSQASRRGLLLFVDEADAFLRKRSSEHISEDLRAALNAFLYRTSEQNSKFMLVLASNTPEQFDYAINDRLDEMVEFSLPGLEERERLLRLYFDKYVLQPASEGHKRFKLDQFDYGATCTEMAKICEGMSGREISKLGVSWQAAVYASEDGLLTEKMVLDRCHAAAHQHKQKMAWLSEQERSDHKSITGGNST, from the exons atgtccTGGTTACTCGGAAGGAATAGAACTCAACAACCTCAAGAACAATTAAGTGTAGATGGAGCGGACCCAGAAGGTAAAACTGCGGGGAGTCGTAGCGGTGATGCCCAGCTCAGTAATGCAGAGAGAAAGGCCATGGAGGCTTATCGTTTTGATTCCTCAGCTTTGGAACGAGCTGCGGAAGCAGCTCGGCAATTGGAACGTTCAA AACATGCCCGCGAAGCTTTGGAACTTTCTAAGATGCAGGAATCGACAAGGCAGCAAGAATACCAGTTAAAGGTCAAAGAGTACGAAGCTCACATTGAGCAAGCAAAAGTGGAGCAAAAACGAATTGACCATGAGGAGCGACGAAAAACGTTACTT GAAGAAACAAAACAACAGCAGTTGCGGGCTCAATATCAGGATCAGTTGGCAAGAAAACGGTATGAAGACCAACTAGCTCAACAACAGCGAGTCCAAGAGGAAAATCTGAAAAA GCAAGAGGAAAGTGTGGCCCGTCAAGAAGCCATGCGACGCCAAACCATTGAACATGAAATTgagatgaaagaaaaaaatcgacttaaattgctggaacatgaaaTGCGTGTTAAGGCTAAGGTGGATCGTGAAAACCGCGACATAAACTTGGAACAAATACGTCTGAAGGCCCAAGAGCATCGAACAACTGTGCTTGAAGGCATAcg cacTGCTGGAACAGTTGTTGGCGCTGGAGTTGAAGCTATGCTCACTGACTGGGACAAGGTATTGACTGCAGCTGGTGGTTTATCACTGCTCGCATTGGGTGTTTACGCTGCAAAAGGGGCAACTGGTGTGACATCCCGTTACGTAGAAGCGCGTATAGGCAAACCAACATTGGTTGGTGAGACGTCGCGTTTTGCATTTCTTGATGCCATACAACATCCAATCAAGTATGTGCAAAAGTTGCGTTCTAAACCAGCTGACGCTTTAAAGGGTGTTATTTTAAATCCCAAGCTGGAGGAACGTCTTCGTGACATTGctattgcaacaaaaaatacgCGCGTCAATAAGGGAATGTATCGCAATGTATTGATGCACGGTCCACCCGGTACCGGTAAGACAATGTTTGCCAAACGATTAGCCGCCCATTCGGGTATGGATTATGCCATCATGACTGGTGGTGATGTAGCACCTATGGGTAAAGAGGGTGTCACTGCCATCCATAAAGTTTTTGACTGGTCACAAGCTAGTCGTCGCGGTTTACTACTCTTTGTGGACGAAGCTGATGCGTTCTTACGCAAACGTTCATCGGAACACATATCCGAAGATTTGCGCGCTGCTTTAAACGCATTCCTTTACCGCACATCCGAGCAAAACTCCAAGTTTATGTTGGTGTTGGCTTCCAATACACCCGAACAATTCGATTATGCCATAAATGATCGTCTCGATGAGATGGTCGAATTTTCACTGCCTGGCTTAGAGGAGCGTGAACGCTTGTTACGACtgtattttgataaatatgtgtTACAGCCGGCTTCCGAAGGACACAA GCGCTTTAAACTGGATCAATTTGATTATGGTGCTACTTGTACGGAGATGGCGAAAATCTGTGAAGGCATGTCCGGCCGTGAAATTTCAAAGTTGGGAGTCTCTTGGCAAGCAGCGGTTTATGCTTCCGAAGACGGCCTTTTGACCGAGAAAATGGTTTTGGATCGTTGTCATGCTGCTGCCcatcaacacaaacaaaag ATGGCTTGGTTGTCCGAGCAAGAGCGCAGTGATCACAAATCTATTACCGGCGGAAATAGCACATAA